Proteins encoded within one genomic window of Bacillus sp. F19:
- the aroC gene encoding chorismate synthase, producing the protein MAGNTFGEMFKITTFGESHGAAVGVIVDGVTPEVDLSEEYIQIQMNRRKPGQSTVTSPRKEYDIVHILSGVFEGKTTGTPLFVILHNHDMNPAAYSSIQHAFRPGHADFTYLKKYGIRDHRGSGRASGRETAGRVVGGAVARKLLERRGVQVLAYTKEIGGIACRLFEEQAIEQNAVRACDPTAATEMTNKIEQLAAVGDSCGGIVECRIRGVIPGLGEPVFDKLDAELAKAMLSIGAVKGIEFGSGFSAASMLGSEHNDEMSSAGFLSNHSGGIIGGISTGQEIIFRVVVKPTSSISVPQKTINVRGEEQEIRTEGRHDPCICPRIVPVIEAMACLVLEDHYKRQTAMLG; encoded by the coding sequence ATGGCTGGAAATACGTTCGGCGAGATGTTCAAAATCACGACCTTCGGAGAGTCGCATGGAGCGGCGGTCGGTGTCATCGTGGACGGTGTGACGCCTGAGGTCGATCTGAGCGAAGAATATATTCAGATTCAGATGAATCGCAGAAAGCCAGGCCAATCCACCGTGACTTCACCGCGCAAAGAATACGATATCGTCCATATTTTATCAGGTGTATTTGAGGGGAAGACGACCGGTACGCCGCTTTTTGTGATCCTGCACAATCATGACATGAACCCGGCAGCTTACAGCAGTATTCAACATGCTTTCCGCCCGGGCCATGCGGACTTTACGTATCTCAAGAAGTACGGAATTCGTGATCACCGAGGGAGTGGGAGGGCATCCGGAAGGGAAACAGCAGGCCGAGTGGTAGGTGGGGCAGTGGCGCGTAAACTACTGGAACGAAGGGGTGTGCAGGTGCTGGCTTATACGAAAGAAATCGGGGGAATTGCATGCCGGTTGTTCGAAGAGCAAGCCATCGAGCAAAATGCCGTCCGTGCCTGCGACCCGACAGCAGCAACTGAAATGACGAATAAGATCGAGCAGTTGGCGGCGGTTGGCGACAGCTGCGGAGGCATCGTAGAATGCCGGATCCGCGGTGTCATCCCCGGCCTCGGTGAACCGGTATTCGATAAGCTGGATGCAGAGTTAGCCAAGGCAATGTTATCTATCGGCGCGGTGAAAGGCATAGAATTTGGTTCTGGCTTCTCCGCAGCTTCGATGCTTGGAAGCGAGCATAACGACGAGATGAGCTCCGCTGGTTTTTTGTCTAATCATTCGGGTGGGATTATCGGCGGAATAAGTACAGGACAAGAAATCATTTTCCGAGTTGTCGTAAAGCCGACGTCATCGATTTCGGTTCCGCAGAAGACGATCAACGTTAGAGGAGAAGAACAGGAGATTCGAACAGAAGGCAGGCATGATCCGTGTATTTGCCCGAGAATCGTGCCGGTCATCGAGGCGATGGCATGCCTGGTATTGGAAGATCATTATAAACGACAAACCGCTATGCTGGGCTGA
- a CDS encoding coproporphyrinogen III oxidase, with protein sequence MNLKEDKVRVLRFNINGISDERLYRPLQLISNLFYEETELKFEESEADLSIVFEIEVNNGNISVRGTLSDMKGYEQAAAHEKIIPDDQSEKETFKAVKHSLVFVHLNLLQEYTGIIQQWGILTGIRPTKLLHKRLREGMSKVEAHRMLSEEYLISDEKIQLMQRIVDRQLSVVPDLYDLSHEVSIYIGIPFCPTKCAYCTFPAYAIGGRQGSVDSFLGGLHYEIREMGKWLKEKKIKITTVYYGGGTPTSITAEEMDMLYEEMFKAFPGVDNIRELTVEAGRPDTITEDKLNVLKKWNIDRISINPQSYINETLKAIGRHHSVQETIDKFHLARQMGMNNINMDLIIGLPGEGVKEFDYTLSETKKLMPESLTVHTLSFKRASEMTRNKQKYKVAGREEIEEMMDHAVKWTDENGYAPYYLYRQKNILGNLENVGYALEGQDSIYNIMIMEEQQSIIGLGCGAASKFVDPKTGKITQFANPKDPKSYNDSFQHYTDAKIKILDEMFG encoded by the coding sequence TTGAATCTAAAAGAAGATAAGGTGAGAGTCTTGCGTTTTAATATAAATGGCATAAGTGATGAACGACTTTATCGTCCGCTGCAGTTAATTTCAAATTTGTTTTATGAAGAAACAGAGCTGAAGTTTGAAGAGTCAGAAGCGGACCTCAGCATCGTTTTTGAAATAGAAGTAAATAACGGCAACATCAGCGTCCGCGGAACTCTGTCTGATATGAAAGGATATGAACAAGCGGCAGCGCACGAAAAAATTATTCCAGATGACCAGAGTGAAAAAGAAACCTTCAAAGCGGTCAAACATTCACTTGTTTTTGTGCATCTGAACCTGCTTCAGGAATACACTGGCATCATTCAGCAGTGGGGGATTTTAACGGGCATACGTCCAACAAAGCTTCTTCATAAAAGATTGCGTGAAGGCATGTCCAAAGTGGAAGCGCATCGAATGCTTTCCGAAGAGTATTTGATCTCAGATGAGAAAATTCAACTCATGCAGCGGATCGTTGATCGTCAATTGAGTGTTGTTCCTGATTTATATGATCTTTCACATGAAGTAAGCATCTATATAGGGATTCCGTTCTGCCCAACAAAATGTGCATATTGTACGTTCCCGGCATACGCAATCGGCGGCAGACAGGGCTCTGTCGATTCTTTTCTTGGCGGATTGCATTATGAAATTCGTGAGATGGGAAAATGGCTGAAAGAGAAAAAAATCAAAATCACAACGGTTTATTATGGCGGCGGTACTCCAACAAGCATTACTGCAGAAGAAATGGATATGCTGTATGAGGAAATGTTTAAGGCTTTTCCAGGTGTAGATAACATCCGCGAGTTGACAGTGGAAGCAGGACGCCCTGATACCATTACAGAAGATAAGCTCAACGTTTTAAAAAAATGGAATATAGACCGGATCAGCATTAATCCGCAATCCTATATTAATGAAACCCTGAAAGCAATAGGCAGGCATCATTCTGTTCAGGAAACGATTGATAAATTCCACTTAGCCCGTCAGATGGGAATGAACAATATTAACATGGATTTGATTATCGGTCTGCCTGGTGAAGGAGTAAAGGAATTTGATTACACCCTCTCAGAAACAAAAAAACTGATGCCTGAATCATTGACTGTCCATACATTATCCTTTAAGCGTGCTTCTGAAATGACTAGGAATAAACAAAAATACAAAGTAGCAGGCCGTGAGGAAATTGAAGAAATGATGGACCATGCCGTAAAATGGACGGATGAGAATGGATACGCCCCTTATTACCTGTACCGTCAAAAAAACATACTTGGCAATCTGGAAAACGTAGGCTATGCGCTTGAAGGGCAGGACAGCATCTACAACATTATGATAATGGAAGAACAGCAATCCATTATCGGTCTTGGGTGCGGTGCTGCAAGCAAATTTGTGGACCCTAAGACAGGGAAAATTACACAATTTGCAAATCCAAAGGATCCAAAATCCTATAACGATAGCTTCCAGCACTATACTGACGCGAAAATTAAAATTCTGGACGAAATGTTTGGCTGA
- a CDS encoding Cof-type HAD-IIB family hydrolase, which produces MNIKLIALDMDGTLLNEKKEISEANRKAIRDAEARGIHVVISTGRSMATLRDLAKSLSLSSYLVTVNGSEIWDEHGELVERNIVHNDLMTWMFDLSKAHKTGYWATSTERVFFNEMPEDLSTYQWLKFGYEIEDDKARETILNELRSRGEFEITNSSPTNLEVNAIGINKAKGIEMVCGLLGITMENVMACGDSMNDLAMIKEAGLGVAMGNAQEIVKEAADWVTLSNDEDGVAEAIKKYVL; this is translated from the coding sequence ATGAATATTAAACTTATTGCACTTGATATGGATGGAACACTACTGAATGAAAAAAAAGAAATTTCAGAAGCCAATCGAAAAGCGATCAGAGACGCTGAAGCTCGGGGCATACATGTAGTGATAAGCACCGGCAGAAGCATGGCAACACTGAGGGATCTTGCTAAGTCACTCAGCTTATCTTCTTATTTGGTAACTGTAAATGGAAGTGAGATTTGGGATGAGCATGGGGAACTTGTAGAGAGGAATATTGTCCATAATGATTTGATGACATGGATGTTCGACCTTTCTAAAGCACATAAAACGGGCTATTGGGCAACGAGCACAGAAAGAGTATTCTTCAATGAAATGCCAGAGGACTTAAGCACTTATCAGTGGCTGAAGTTTGGATACGAAATTGAAGATGACAAAGCACGGGAGACCATTTTAAATGAGCTCCGCAGCAGAGGAGAATTTGAAATCACCAATTCAAGTCCTACAAACCTCGAGGTGAATGCAATTGGAATCAATAAAGCCAAAGGCATTGAGATGGTATGCGGCCTGCTCGGCATTACAATGGAAAACGTGATGGCCTGCGGCGACAGTATGAATGACCTGGCAATGATTAAAGAAGCCGGTCTGGGTGTTGCCATGGGAAATGCACAGGAGATCGTCAAAGAAGCAGCAGACTGGGTTACTTTGTCAAATGATGAAGACGGAGTTGCAGAAGCAATTAAAAAATACGTGCTGTAA
- a CDS encoding YlbF family regulator, with translation MAANVYDLGYDLEKALRESDDFKTLKRLYDEVNADDSARTLFESFRDIQLNLQQKQMSGQEISPEEIEQAQKSVALVQQHDKISKLMEAEQHMSMTIAELNKIIMKPLEELYGSLQQ, from the coding sequence ATGGCAGCGAATGTTTATGACTTAGGATATGATCTTGAGAAAGCACTTAGAGAAAGCGATGACTTCAAAACACTAAAGAGACTTTATGATGAAGTGAACGCTGATGATTCAGCACGGACTTTGTTTGAAAGCTTCAGAGATATTCAATTAAATCTTCAGCAAAAGCAAATGTCAGGCCAGGAAATTTCTCCTGAAGAAATTGAACAGGCACAAAAATCGGTTGCCCTTGTTCAGCAGCACGATAAGATTTCTAAGCTGATGGAAGCTGAACAGCACATGAGCATGACAATAGCAGAATTGAATAAAATTATCATGAAGCCGCTTGAAGAGCTTTACGGCAGTCTTCAGCAATAA
- a CDS encoding Cof-type HAD-IIB family hydrolase → MIYRLLALNIDGTLLRSNGRLQPSTREAVHYVQKKGVYVTLVTSRNFQTAKKLAKALKINNILITHSGAFISDKVDRSFYENRISEEKTFNLVQVLETFDCNVRIVHERFSLGNRKKVSSNIVGKTLLSPSDPLFYPVQFVDSLGENLRDEPLSAPKIEVYFSEEHECREVEKLLSDSFEGITIRVKNQTVLEITAKGVSKENGLRLLGQHLNILPEEMVAIGDADDDKEMIEMAGLGVAMGNAPNYVKKAADWITRNNDDQGVSYMVKEHFRKQHRIEFLDKLKVDR, encoded by the coding sequence GTGATCTACCGACTACTAGCGTTAAATATTGATGGAACATTGCTTCGTTCCAACGGTCGACTTCAACCTTCTACAAGGGAAGCGGTCCATTATGTTCAAAAAAAGGGAGTCTACGTCACTCTCGTTACAAGCCGCAATTTTCAGACGGCAAAAAAACTTGCAAAAGCGCTTAAGATAAACAATATTTTGATTACGCACAGCGGTGCGTTCATTTCCGATAAAGTTGACAGATCTTTTTATGAAAACAGAATATCCGAGGAAAAAACATTTAACCTTGTTCAAGTGCTCGAAACATTTGATTGCAACGTCCGAATTGTGCATGAGCGTTTTTCGCTCGGAAACCGGAAGAAAGTATCATCAAATATCGTAGGAAAAACATTGTTAAGCCCATCGGATCCTCTGTTTTATCCAGTCCAGTTTGTTGATTCGCTTGGAGAAAACTTAAGAGATGAACCGCTCTCGGCACCAAAGATTGAAGTGTACTTTTCAGAAGAACATGAATGCAGAGAGGTTGAAAAGCTCCTTTCTGACTCGTTCGAAGGCATTACAATAAGGGTAAAAAACCAAACAGTGCTTGAAATTACAGCGAAAGGCGTTTCAAAGGAGAACGGCTTAAGGCTGCTTGGTCAGCATTTAAACATTCTCCCTGAAGAAATGGTCGCAATTGGAGACGCGGATGATGATAAAGAAATGATTGAGATGGCAGGTCTTGGAGTAGCGATGGGGAACGCGCCAAATTATGTAAAAAAAGCTGCTGACTGGATTACCAGAAATAACGATGATCAGGGTGTTTCATACATGGTAAAAGAACATTTCAGAAAGCAGCATCGGATTGAGTTTTTAGATAAATTGAAGGTTGATCGATAA
- a CDS encoding FkbM family methyltransferase, translated as MINKAAVRKPFLMKMWENYPKLWKGLIDFGILMKYRTLDISKLPDKIVLPSSTVLFVDAKENRGRALLISGGVTQKRLLSFWQQAVETVKPDYIIDIGVNYGECIFSVIYPKHTKIYGIEANRNLLTYISQSRDAHPNHSQIRIVHAFASDSDGEDKLFFIDNHWSGTSSASYMPAHQMVDEVSIKTITVDSLFKKGMENETVLFKVDVEGYEAFVLKGMKQLFENSRSVLGFIEFNSEYFEKSGVDPNHFFEYLNQYFTIYIYKENDDIVKVKSLKIEIFHEMFGSHYVHTDLILATDEEMADSLTGNGKS; from the coding sequence ATGATAAACAAAGCAGCTGTACGAAAGCCGTTTCTTATGAAAATGTGGGAGAATTACCCGAAGCTTTGGAAGGGTTTAATTGATTTTGGAATACTGATGAAATACAGAACATTGGATATCAGCAAACTTCCAGACAAAATTGTGCTGCCGTCCTCAACCGTTCTTTTTGTCGATGCAAAGGAGAATCGGGGCAGAGCTCTGCTGATCAGCGGGGGAGTAACACAAAAGAGGCTTCTTTCTTTTTGGCAGCAGGCTGTTGAAACAGTGAAGCCCGACTATATCATTGATATTGGCGTCAACTATGGCGAATGTATTTTCTCAGTGATCTATCCGAAACATACAAAGATTTATGGAATTGAAGCAAACCGAAACCTGCTTACATATATCAGCCAATCCCGGGATGCTCATCCGAATCATTCACAAATCAGGATTGTTCATGCTTTTGCTTCCGATTCAGACGGAGAAGATAAACTCTTTTTTATAGATAATCATTGGTCAGGCACATCTTCAGCTTCCTATATGCCTGCGCATCAAATGGTAGACGAGGTTTCAATCAAGACAATAACAGTTGATTCATTATTTAAAAAGGGCATGGAAAATGAAACGGTTCTTTTTAAAGTTGATGTGGAAGGATATGAGGCTTTTGTTTTAAAGGGAATGAAGCAATTATTTGAAAACAGCCGTTCAGTTCTTGGTTTTATTGAATTCAACAGTGAGTATTTTGAAAAGTCAGGGGTAGACCCGAATCATTTTTTCGAGTATCTGAATCAGTATTTTACCATTTATATTTATAAAGAGAATGACGATATTGTAAAAGTAAAATCACTCAAAATAGAAATATTCCATGAAATGTTCGGATCTCATTATGTTCATACAGATCTTATCTTGGCGACAGATGAAGAAATGGCTGATTCATTAACAGGGAATGGAAAGAGCTGA
- a CDS encoding YheC/YheD family protein: protein MNREKIDVSPDLTFHGSKSIRISHSLREKLRLPFASGFSKVVCGRNSIFAKIVCMNEEHSHVSVHEELLKELSLPVQPFTISIRYDSDRNLLQLGPVFAVLTETNACEKPVSFGSIDSFCRELASCSFDKGIFFYVFSLSDFHKEKMRGYTLRKNEWQECSVPHPSAVHNRIHSRTLEQSQDYLNMTADFIHHKVPYFNDRFLNKWEVHQILCSNSHMTPFLPKTELITSKTVLKSMVQQYPVVFLKPINGSQGKRIYRISHSDEGFELDYSTFSGHLLRDYLSFDELFQSLLPRIKKEAFIVQEGIDLLNYENRPMDFRILCHKRNFSQWKISSAVARVSAENQFVANLARGGSLYTIKAALSSSFELSEAAHIRKLLNELSLEISEALGMFAGGLFGEFGIDLAIDSGGHPWIIEVNTKPSKNAEERKSLGTRPSARSIIDYSLFLSESY, encoded by the coding sequence ATGAATAGAGAAAAAATAGATGTATCACCCGATCTTACATTTCATGGCAGCAAAAGCATTCGAATCAGTCATTCTTTGAGAGAAAAACTAAGATTGCCATTTGCCTCAGGCTTTTCAAAAGTAGTGTGCGGAAGGAATAGTATTTTTGCAAAAATCGTATGTATGAATGAAGAACATTCACATGTTTCTGTTCATGAAGAGCTGCTTAAAGAGCTTTCGCTTCCTGTTCAGCCTTTTACGATAAGCATAAGATACGATTCAGATAGAAACCTGCTTCAGCTTGGGCCTGTTTTTGCGGTATTAACTGAAACGAATGCTTGTGAGAAGCCTGTATCCTTTGGAAGTATTGATTCCTTTTGCAGAGAACTCGCTTCTTGCAGCTTTGATAAGGGAATCTTCTTTTATGTTTTCTCCCTGTCTGATTTTCATAAAGAAAAGATGAGGGGCTACACACTCAGAAAGAATGAATGGCAGGAATGTTCCGTTCCGCATCCAAGTGCTGTTCATAATCGCATTCATTCCCGCACCCTGGAACAGTCACAGGACTATTTAAACATGACAGCAGATTTCATACACCATAAAGTTCCCTATTTTAATGACCGATTTTTAAATAAATGGGAAGTTCATCAGATTTTATGTTCAAATTCCCACATGACTCCCTTCCTGCCGAAAACAGAACTGATTACGTCAAAAACGGTTCTTAAATCAATGGTTCAACAGTACCCTGTTGTTTTCCTCAAACCTATTAACGGCAGCCAGGGAAAAAGGATTTACAGAATCTCTCATTCGGATGAAGGATTTGAACTTGATTATTCTACATTTTCAGGGCATTTGCTGCGGGATTATCTTTCTTTCGACGAGCTTTTTCAAAGTCTGCTTCCAAGAATAAAGAAGGAGGCTTTTATCGTACAAGAAGGAATCGACCTGCTGAATTATGAGAACAGGCCAATGGATTTTCGGATTTTGTGCCATAAAAGAAATTTCTCGCAGTGGAAAATCTCTTCTGCCGTTGCCCGGGTTTCAGCGGAAAATCAATTTGTAGCCAATTTAGCCCGCGGCGGCTCGCTGTACACAATTAAAGCTGCATTATCTTCTTCTTTTGAATTGTCAGAAGCAGCTCATATTAGAAAGCTTTTAAATGAACTTTCACTTGAGATTTCGGAGGCATTGGGTATGTTTGCAGGCGGGCTTTTCGGTGAATTCGGAATTGACCTTGCCATTGATTCAGGAGGGCATCCCTGGATTATTGAAGTCAACACAAAGCCTTCAAAAAATGCAGAAGAGCGCAAATCCTTAGGAACACGTCCATCAGCGCGCTCCATTATTGATTACTCTCTATTTCTGAGCGAATCTTATTAG
- a CDS encoding DUF445 family protein, with protein sequence MTGLTLILFMVAIGAAIGGVTNHLAIKMLFKPHNAKYIFGKRIPFTPGLIPKRREELAAQMGEMVVGHLLTPEGIRKKLANDDFLKTVTSWVNNEAKRFINSEKTVTAYAAEFGITDLDGKIETKLSEMIDYKMKGKVEQYRGLTVKEALPAHLNEKIEQSLPAVSEFIVQKGIDYFQSEEGKQRMKSMIDDFLAERGMLGGMLQMFLGNTSVFDKVQPEVLKFLRNGETKSLLTSILEKEWKRMKELKLKDFEEKFSLDEILTLTKQAILKEIAIKDRLNVPVSHYLLTYADSITHDFIPRMVKLAVEYVQNNMEKMLGQLHLQEIVREQVQSFSVSRLEEMVLGISRREFTMITYLGALLGGIIGGFQAIVVMLIG encoded by the coding sequence ATGACTGGATTGACGTTAATTTTGTTTATGGTAGCTATTGGAGCAGCAATTGGCGGAGTGACAAATCACCTTGCCATTAAGATGCTCTTCAAACCTCATAATGCGAAGTATATATTTGGAAAGAGAATACCGTTTACACCGGGACTTATTCCAAAACGGCGCGAAGAACTTGCAGCTCAGATGGGGGAAATGGTTGTCGGGCATTTGCTTACCCCAGAGGGCATTCGAAAAAAACTCGCAAATGATGATTTTCTTAAAACGGTGACATCATGGGTAAATAATGAAGCGAAACGGTTTATAAACAGTGAAAAAACAGTGACAGCATATGCTGCTGAATTTGGCATCACAGATTTGGATGGGAAAATTGAAACAAAGCTCAGTGAGATGATTGACTATAAAATGAAAGGGAAGGTTGAGCAATATCGGGGGCTTACTGTTAAAGAAGCATTACCTGCACACCTGAACGAAAAAATAGAGCAATCACTGCCTGCAGTTTCAGAATTTATTGTTCAGAAGGGCATTGACTATTTTCAGAGCGAAGAAGGAAAGCAGCGCATGAAAAGCATGATTGATGACTTTCTTGCAGAAAGAGGCATGCTCGGGGGAATGCTTCAAATGTTTTTAGGAAATACGAGCGTGTTTGATAAGGTGCAGCCAGAAGTGCTGAAATTCCTTCGAAACGGTGAAACAAAAAGTTTGCTTACTTCCATACTTGAAAAAGAGTGGAAGAGAATGAAAGAACTTAAACTGAAAGACTTTGAAGAAAAATTCAGTCTTGATGAGATACTGACTCTGACAAAGCAGGCAATTCTGAAGGAAATCGCGATCAAAGACAGGCTGAATGTTCCTGTTTCTCACTATTTACTCACTTATGCCGATTCGATAACACATGACTTTATTCCAAGAATGGTGAAATTGGCAGTTGAATACGTACAAAACAATATGGAAAAGATGCTTGGACAGCTGCACCTTCAAGAGATTGTCAGAGAGCAGGTTCAATCTTTTTCTGTTTCCAGACTTGAAGAAATGGTTCTCGGTATTTCGAGAAGGGAATTTACTATGATTACTTACCTCGGTGCATTGCTTGGGGGAATCATTGGAGGTTTTCAGGCTATCGTCGTCATGCTTATCGGATAG